One Microbacterium keratanolyticum DNA window includes the following coding sequences:
- a CDS encoding SIS domain-containing protein, whose translation MSDLIPVPDDFEACVQHAIDQDDKARGLVDQAVARGIEKVYLVGCGGSHFGTYPAFDLLDRYATGITTQRITSAELTSRNPSGLNERSLVVAASHSGNTPETVAAAEFAKSKGALVAGISRIGDNGLSRIGDVHLDYPDTISITEPKLVHNEQIALALLEAFGAADKAADIRSGMAALPAALRAVKDEVAEVGERVADLLENAPLSYIVGGGPAYGMAKMMSWCYFQEMSWMNSAAINAGDFFHGPLEMVLEDTTVVTLVAEDASRALGERVIRFTENYTKNSAAVDTAKFSLPGIPAAARPDLSVVALMSAERRVLDHVAARRGHDTSQRRYMYKVAY comes from the coding sequence ATGAGTGACCTGATTCCGGTTCCGGATGACTTCGAGGCCTGCGTACAGCACGCGATCGATCAGGACGACAAGGCCCGTGGCCTCGTCGACCAGGCCGTAGCGCGTGGCATCGAGAAGGTGTATCTCGTCGGCTGCGGCGGATCCCACTTCGGCACCTACCCGGCATTCGACCTGCTCGACCGCTACGCCACGGGCATCACGACCCAGCGCATCACCAGCGCCGAGCTCACCTCCCGCAACCCTTCCGGCCTGAACGAGCGTTCGCTCGTCGTCGCCGCCTCGCACTCCGGCAACACCCCTGAGACGGTCGCTGCCGCAGAGTTCGCCAAGAGCAAGGGTGCCCTCGTCGCAGGCATCTCCCGCATCGGCGACAACGGCCTCTCGCGCATCGGTGACGTCCACCTCGACTACCCCGACACGATCTCGATCACCGAGCCCAAGCTCGTGCACAACGAGCAGATCGCCCTGGCGCTGCTCGAGGCATTCGGCGCTGCAGACAAGGCCGCCGACATCCGTAGCGGGATGGCTGCACTCCCGGCAGCGCTCCGCGCCGTGAAGGATGAGGTCGCCGAGGTTGGTGAGCGCGTCGCAGACCTGCTCGAGAACGCTCCGCTCAGCTACATCGTCGGTGGCGGACCCGCCTACGGCATGGCCAAGATGATGTCCTGGTGCTACTTCCAGGAGATGAGCTGGATGAACTCCGCCGCGATCAACGCTGGCGACTTCTTCCATGGCCCGCTGGAGATGGTGCTCGAAGACACCACCGTCGTCACCCTCGTCGCTGAGGACGCCAGCCGTGCACTCGGCGAGCGGGTTATCCGCTTCACGGAGAACTACACGAAGAACTCGGCTGCTGTCGACACCGCAAAGTTCTCGCTCCCCGGCATCCCCGCCGCGGCACGTCCCGACCTCAGCGTCGTCGCCCTCATGAGCGCCGAGCGTCGTGTGCTCGACCACGTCGCAGCGCGCCGCGGTCACGACACCTCGCAGCGTCGCTACATGTACAAGGTCGCGTACTGA